In the genome of Cryptococcus deuterogattii R265 chromosome 6, complete sequence, one region contains:
- a CDS encoding TatD DNase, whose amino-acid sequence MRFADIAVNLTDPMFQGTYGGRKKHEADIKAVIERAKAKGVEKILITGTSLKESKAALEMAKEFDLQCSAGVHPTSTNDIDKHPSGAKGYFKELTDFIDQDLGEEGSKRIISIGEIGLDYDRLHYSPQETQLAHLPELLLLQKKYKLPLFLHSRTSESHTDLVRIMKEIGWTTEWGGGVAHSFTGTTEEMKELVHMGLYIGVNGCSLKTADNLEVIKQIPLDRLLLETDAPWCTPTASHASAAYVPPKNSHLAVQKVSKPDKWKEGLGVKGRMEPAEIGIIAHVVASVKGIPIEELAEQIWQNTVKLFYPHEVDGSQ is encoded by the exons ATGCGGTTCGCTG ACATTGCAGTAAACCTCACGGATCCCATGTTCCAAGGCACTTATGGCGGACGAAAGAAACATGAAGCCGATATCAAGGCCGTCATTGAAAGAGCCAAGGCCAAGGGCGTCGAGAAGATTCTAATTACCGGCACAAGCTTGAAGGAGTCCAAAGCTGCCTTGGAGATGGCTAAGGAGTTTG ATCTTCAGTGTTCTGCCGGTGTTCACCCAACTTCGACCAACGATATAGACAAGCACCCTTCTGGCGCTAAAGGGTATTTCAAGGAGTTGACTGATTTCATTGATCAAGAccttggtgaagaaggttcCAAAAGGATTATATCTATTGGAGAAATAGGCCTTG ATTACGACAGGCTTCACTATTCTCCTCAGGAAACTCAGCTTGCCCATCTTCCAGaactcctccttctccaaaagAAGTATaaacttcctcttttcctgcATTCTCGAACAAGCGAATCACACACCGATCTCGTTAGGataatgaaggagattggcTGGACCACCgaatggggaggaggtgtCGCCCATAGTTTTACGGGGACTAcggaggagatgaaggagctg GTGCACATGGGCCTTTATATTGGCGTGAATGGCTGCTCTCTCAAGACGGCTGACAACCTCGAAGTCATCAAGCAAATACCGCTTGACAGGCTTCTTTTGGAGACCG ATGCTCCCTGGTGCACCCCCACAGCATCTCACGCCTCTGCTGCCTACGTCCCTCCCAAGAACTCTCACCTAGCTGTTCAAAAAGTCAGCAAGCCTGATaaatggaaggaggggtTAGGTGTaaagggaagaatggaacCTGCAGAG ATTGGCATAATTGCCCATGTTGTTGCCTCTGTCAAAGGAATACCCATAGAGGAGCTAGCCGAACAGATATGGCAAAACACCGTCAAACTCTTTTATCCCCATGAAGTCGACGGATCACAATAG
- a CDS encoding copper chaperone — MAAPGTIITSTPGAVPTGPAYQYSVKMTCTGCSGAVNRVLGKNITAPNAYHISLPKQLVLVWGPSLPPFEIVTEKIAKTGKTINAKEVVEDASTLPPLEAAA, encoded by the exons ATGGCTGCT CCTGGAACCATCATTACTTCTACCCCTGGCGCCGTTCCCACCGGTCCGGCTTACCAATACAGTGTCAAGATGACTTGTACTGGATGCTCCGGTGCCGTAAACAGGGTCTTGGGGAAAAACATCACTGCTC CCAACGCCTACCATATTTCCCTTCCCAAGCAACTTGTCCTCGTCTGGGGCCCTTCGTTACCTCCTTTCGAGATTGTGACAGAGAAGATTGCCAAAACTGGAAAAACCATTAACGCCAAGGAAGTTGTTGAGGATGCCAGCACGTTGCCACCACTTGAGGCTGCTGCCTAA
- a CDS encoding cutinase palindrome-binding protein has translation MSLLAESLAGAKYMLVTNDDRESSTNGAAEFLRRKRWPEILLKELVGSAVFCLKPTLSFGSGQYQNGEAWSWKMIYSSPSVYEMLGRRPADLEGKDFFDLVLVDDRPQLQTFFNSLLAPPLLNVEPTLLSPQGPVTLGGSQTTYVRMLFAAPGSSRSDSDSGSYTRQRSLSQSNYGTPVRPLLGPVVWEIRAHATGVGEDLNEAGRSGETARMTTDGPVVPGIREGDDKHKAIWIMARQVGEAMNEDQKSLEAFMDVKLENERLLAELQELEEELGVRVEDSTNNNQSASTPSSRSSTDTPPGGDKNKNKVGRPAKTNTKPSTSGHKRQKSSTGGPIGGSEGETMYVCVTCGRTDSPEWRKGPLGPKTLCNACGLRWAKRNSTQIPKKDKQPP, from the exons ATGTCCCTCCTCGCCGAGTCTCTCGCAGGGGCGAAATACATGCTAGTCACCAATGATGACCGCGAATCGTCTACCAACGGTGCCGCCGAG TTCCtgcgaagaaaaagatggcCAGAAATATTATTGAAAGAGCTTGTGGGATCTGCAGTATTCTGCCTCAAACCAACGCTCAGTTTTGGCAGCGGGCAATATCAGAATGGCGAAGCTTGGAGCTGGAAG ATGATCTACAGTTCCCCATCAGTATATGAGATGCTGGGTCGAAGGCCAGCTGAtctggaagggaaagattTCTTTGACCTTGTTCTCG TCGACGACCGTCCTCAACTACAAACATTCTTTAATAGCCTACTCgcacctcctcttctcaatGTCGAGCCAACGCTTCTTTCACCTCAAGGGCCCGTTACCCTTGGTGGAAGTCAAACAACATACGTCAGGATGCTCTTTGCTGCGCCCGGGTCCTCAAGATCAGATTCGGATTCTGGATCCTATACTAGGCAACGTTCCCTCTCTCAATCTAACTACGGCACCCCTGTACGTCCTTTATTAGGACCGGTCGTATGGGAAATCAGGGCCCATGCGACCGGTGTCGGGGAAGACCTGAATGAAGCAGGGAGAAGCGGGGAAACTGCGCGGATGACAACAGATGGTCCCGTGGTCCCGGGTATTAGAGAAGGCGATGACAAACATAAAGCTATCTGGATTATGGCCCGACAAGTGGGTGAGGCAATGAATGAAGATCAAAAATCACTCGAAGCGTTTATGGACGTGAAGCTGGAGAATGAGCGGTTACTAGCAGAATTACAAGAactcgaagaagaattaGGAGTGAGAGTTGAGGATTCTACAAACAACAACCAATCTGCATCGACACCGTCTTCTCGTTCCTCAACAGATACTCCACCGGGTGGAGACAAGAATAAGAACAAAGTTGGACGCCCCGCGAAAACAAATACTAAACCTTCTACTTCCGGGCACAAGAGACAGAAGTCTAGCACAGGTGGCCCAATAGGAGGGTCAGAGGGAGAGACAATGTATGTATGCGTTACATGCGGAAGGACGGATAGTCCAGAATGGAGAAAGGGGCCTCTGGGACCGAAAACGCTTTGCAAT GCCTGTGGACTCAGGTGGGCAAAGCGAAATTCGACTCAGATTCCCAAAAAAGACAAGCAACCGCCTTGA
- a CDS encoding ABC transporter ABCC.6, translated as MRPQALPAWPVVVDTICLAIVLSTVLISLLQLIVAWVKSTRGGHIQLSESFEPKSKKELFETKLLYHVAKETPEDGEPVEVASFWKGTIFAKALLTLVILSSFAIQIVETIESPPHRGESWLHFLRSIIVSLTNIHLVALSTHYLITRNLNRHASLTKHICTISSTLLFHWYFQTLGQYLWLSTNVHIPWTGYTSLGLAFLQTVVSGLIPVGPKLWVDMTTIYTKAVRAKVEDSAATTFGGNLIEETSCSIFEKLMFTFVYPMIIKTAKIHQVDIQDLPALQAEMRTQNMYHEFMGPKTAEDIRWKRHPTLSLLWAVWWPQRRAVGKALIFMFALCPLWYLPHICLQQILSILDDHTAVRWSAVAFAALMVFAKIGNMIITMQQYNITMSYVGPRINAHTSFLLYQKLLTRNLFAIPGKKEGDKAVHTKADILNLISSDASSVQRVGWTFTNLFRSAVEMALGCSYVWILLGPSGIWGLSTLILTCPPAYLLTKWEYSVFEKRLAIRDERVSLMQEAIQAISMIKMMATERFWYRRINRVREREFKKLMQAQVLGYISGLLYSAAPTVIVIVAFAHYTLVAKNELTATIAFTSIAVFDELRPALLDLPSSVAELLQEILGARRIANFLTTEDVEYFTDSSFNPSDPSNSEDGPIYVVGTVAWDVPRVCLAPPSNLTADASSDSSENSKVGFRLMDLDIKFPRGKLTLVAGKFGSGKSLLLLSLLGEARLIEGEISYMVSPIMDPQKIDKNDWSLFKNGVAYAPQTPWLLSESIRDNILFGLPLDMERYRSVCFATGLMPDLELLEDADLTEIGERGKLLSGGQKARVSLARAVYSRASVLLLDDVISAVDAQTSQHIIKHCFSSSLMSGRTVILASHAVESLASLAAHAIYLDDGRCLWQGSGRQLLETGHMAHLKSESRSSSRLPSRLPSRERLKAEPKINRKDKKKSEKPGSLDVQAAKGKFEIREAIPKTPKQLVIEEERAVGAVDLIHWKNLLKFNGNGVYWGAAFTLMMAAVLAPVCERKVLSLWTGTKGEISANHTVVFWISFYAALSLARIFLDTVYGLYRFWGSMRAMKIIHGQMLESMLHAKMLFFTKTRAGSIIQRFGKDLNDILDCSNLLTEMIEGGMNIIISLISVSVYGGWTFCIVTILLLVAAWTPGKWYRASSRQVRRLQAVLPGPINAIYGETVAGATVIRAFGVQSVFIDELLRWSNMKITATIWTIAIARWLFLSLQVMDVIVRITALSLLLARASTTGAVAGFVLTFAGSISTYVNWMLVHLRNFELKGVSLERTSEYRTLPGEDGTELLADDTRYATDRQELDEEEDQLLGSWPEYGELKVEGLCARYGPDMPEILHDVTFNVKGGERIGIVGATGGGKSTLAKAFFSFVDITKGKIEIDGQDISTIPLGVVRSKLGIIAQDPILLSGSLRLNLDIEGKYSDEQLYTALRQVQLLKQSDSCPDLFSNDLTSSSTETSSQQENIFSNLDFEVKGGGENLSAGQRQLVVLARALLKRHRVLILDEATASIDSATDAEISQVVHEEFTNATVLIIAHRLRTIMPCSNILLMNKGNLIQQGSPLELIHREGPFQDLCMAAGEEEYKRLIVLAEEHNLSNKGDLVDSS; from the exons ATGCGGCCTCAGGCATTGCCCGCCTGGCCCGTTGTGGTAGATACAATATGTCTCGCCATCGTACTGTCTACTGTACTCATTTCATTATTGCAACTCATCGTGGCATGGGTCAAGAGCACACGTGGTGGGCATATTCAGCTTTCTGAATCTTTTGAGCCTAAGAGCAAGAAAGAACTTTTCGAAACCAAACTATTATATCATGTTGCTAAGGAAACGCCTGAGGATGGCGAACCTGTAGAGGTTGCTAGCTTTTGGAAAGGT ACGATCTTTGCCAAGGCTCTCCTCACGCTGGTAATTCTCAGCAGTTTTGCGATACAAATTGTAGAAACAATCGAATCACCACCTCATCGTGGCGAATCATGGCTCCATTTTCTTAGGTCAATCATTGTATCCTTGACCAACATCCATCTCGTTGCGCTTTCCACGCACTATCTAATCACTCGCAATCTCAACAGACACGCCAGTCTGACTAAACACATTTGCACTATCTCTAGCACATTACTTTTTCACTGGTATTTCCAAACTCTGGGACAATATCTTTGGTTAAGTACAAATGTACATATTCCCTGGACCGGCTACACTTCGTTGGGCTTGGCATTCCTTCAGACTGTTGTGTCAGGTCTCATCCCTGTTGGCCCCAAGCTGTGGGTAGATATGACCACGATATACACTAAGGCAGTCCGTGCCAAAGTTGAGGACAGTGCTGCCACTACATTCGGTGGTAATCTTATTGAGGAGACCTCATGTTCAATCTTTGAAAAGCTGATGTTTACATTCGTTTACCCAATGATTATCAAAACTGCAAAGATACATCAAGTTGACATCCAGGATCTCCCAGCTTTACAGGCTGAGATGAGGACGCAGAACATGTACCACGAGTTTATGGGACCCAAAACAGCCGAGGATATcagatggaagaggcaCCCAACGTTGTCGCTACTTTGGGCAGTATGGTGGCCTCAGCGACGCGCGGTGGGCAAGG CCCTCATTTTCATGTTCGCCCTCTGCCCTCTGTGGTATCTTCCTCACATATGTCTCCAGCAAATCCTTAGTATCCTCGACGACCACACTGCCGTCCGATGGAGCGCAGTGGCATTCGCTGCTCTCATGGTTTTTGCTAAAATTGGCAACATGATCATTACAATGCAGCAGTACAATAT TACCATGTCATATGTCGGACCTCGAATCAATGCCCATACCTCGTTCCTTCTCTACCA GAAACTCCTCACTCGGAACCTCTTTGCCATCccgggaaagaaggaaggcgaCAAAGCCGTTCATACCAAAGCCGATattctcaatctcatttCGTCTGACGCTTCCTCTGTGCAACGCGTCGGTTGGACTTTCACCAACCTTTTCCGATCAGCAGTTGAGATGGCTCTTGGATGCTCTTATGTATGGATTCTTCTTGGTCCCTCTGGTATTTGGGGTCTTTCTACCCTCATTCTTACCTGTCCTCCCGCGTACTTGTTAACAAAGTGGGAATACTCCGTTTTCGAGAAGAGGCTTGCCATCAGGGATGAAAGGGTATCATTGATGCAGGAAGCCATTCAGGCAATCTCAATGATCAAGATGATGGCAACAGAAAGATTCTGGTATAGGAGGATCAATAGAgtgagagaaagagaattCAAGAAATTGATGCAGGCTCAGGTCTTGGGCTACATCTCTGGTTTGCTTTA TTCGGCTGCCCCAACGGTCATTGTCATTGTTGCCTTTGCTCACTATACACTTGTCGCTAAGAATGAGCTTACAGCGACTATCGCGTTT ACATCCATTGCCGTTTTCGATGAACTCCGTCCGGCTCTTCTCGATCTACCTTCCAGCGTGGCTGAACTCCTGCAAGAGATTCTTGGTGCTCGGCGTATCGCCAATTTCCTCACTACCGAAGACGTCGAGTATTTCActgattcttctttcaatcCCTCTGACCCCAGCAATTCAGAGGATGGCCCTATTTACGTTGTTGGTACTGTTGCATGGGATGTACCAAGGGTTTGCCTTGCACCACCTAGCAATCTCACCGCCGACGCGTCTAGTGATAGTTCGGAAAACAGCAAGGTCGGATTCAGGCTTATGGATCTTGACATCAAGTTTCCCCGAGGGAAGTTGACTCTTGTGGCTGGTAAATTCGGTTCAGGAAAGTCCCTTTTGTTGTTGTCTTTACTGGGAGAAGCGAGGTTGATTGAAGGGGAGATTTCGTACATGGTTTCTCCCATCATGGACCCACAAAAGATTGACAAGAACGATTGGAGTCTGTTCAAGAACGGAGTGGCATACGCTCCTCAG ACACCTTGGCTTCTCAGTGAAAGTATTCGGGACAATATTCTTTTcggtcttcctcttgaTATGGAGCGCTACCGTTCTGTATGTTTTGCCACTGGTCTTATGCCTGATCTCGAACTCCTCGAAGATGCCGACCTCACCGAGATTGGCGAACGAGGCAAGCTTCTCTCTGGTGGTCAAAAAGCTCGGGTCAGTTTGGCGCGTGCAGTTTACTCCAGAGCTtctgttcttctcttgGACGATGTTATATCGGCGGTTGATGCTCAGACGAGTCAACATATCATCAAACACTGCTTCAGTTCCTCTCTCATGAGCGGTCGAACAGTCATCCTCGCCTCCCATGCTGTGGAATCTTTAGCGTCTTTGGCTGCCCATGCAATCTATCTAGATGATGGCAGATGTCTTTGGCAAGGTTCGGGAAGGCAGTTGCTTGAGACTGGGCACATGGCCCATTTGAAGTCTGAGTCTAGATCATCGAGTCGCTTGCCCAGCAGGTTGCCAAGTAGAGAACGCCTTAAGGCTGAACCAAAGATCAACAGGAAagataaaaagaaaagtgaaAAGCCTGGATCGCTCGACGTTCAGGCAGCGAAAGGCAAGTTTGAAATTCGCGAAGCAATCCCAAAAACTCCTAAACAGCTTGtaattgaagaagaaagggccGTGGGAGCTGTGGATCTGATTCACTGGAAAAATCTACTGAAGTTTAACGGCAATGGAGTCTATTGGGGGGCTGCTTTTACCCTCATGATGGCTGCTGTTCTGGCACCTGTTTGTGAGAGGAAAGTCCTTTC TCTCTGGACTGGCACAAAAGGCGAGATATCAGCCAACCACACCGTTGTGTTCTGGATTTCATTTTACGCCGCT CTTTCGCTTGCTCGTATTTTCCTGGACACAGTTTACGGTTTATATCGTTTCTGGGGTAGTATGCGAGCTATGAAAATA ATCCACGGCCAGATGCTCGAGTCGATGTTGCATGCCAAAATGTTGTTCTTCACTAAGACTCGAGCAGGATCTATTATTCAGCGTTTCGGCAAGGATCTT AATGACATCCTTGACTGTTCCAACTTGCTTACTGAAATGATCGAAGGGGGCATGAACA TTATCATCAGTTTGATATCAGTATCCGTGTATGGTGGTTGGACATTCTGTATAGTGACCATTCTATTACTCGTCGCTGCGTGGACTCCA GGGAAATGGTATCGGGCATCTTCTCGACAAGTGCGCCGACTTCAAGCTGTCCTTCCAGGGCCCATCAATGCGATTTACGGAGAGACTGTGGCTGGTGCTACCGTTATTCGCGCCTTTGGTGTTCAGTCCGTGTTCATTGACG AACTCTTGAGATGGAGTAACATGAAGATCACTGCGACTATTTGGACTATTGCTATTGCCCGATGGCTATTCT TGAGCTTGCAAGTGATGGATGTCATTGTCCGCATTActgctctctctcttcttcttgctcgagCTTCCACTACAGGTGCTGTCGCTGGTTTCGTCCTTACTTTCGCTGGTTCTATCTCCACTTATGTTAATTGGATGCTTGTTCATCTCCGCAACTTCGAACTCAAGGGTGTCAGTCTCGAACGCACTTCCGAATACAGAACGCTTCCAGGTGAGGACGGTACGGAACTTCTTGCAGATGATACCCGGTATGCCACAGATAGACAAGAgctcgatgaagaagaagaccaGCTGCTCGGCAGCTGGCCCGAGTATGGCGAACTGAAGGTTGAAGGCCTATGTGCCCGATACGGCCCTGATATGCCTGAGATTCTTCATGATGTCACGTTCAACGTGAAGGGAGGCGAAAGAATCGGAATTGTGGGCGCTACTGGTGGTGGAAAGTCAACCTTAGCAAAGGCgtttttctcttttgtcGACATAACTAAAGGCAAGATTGAAATTGACGGCCAAG ATATTTCCACAATCCCCTTGGGAGTAGTACGGTCTAAGTTGGGTATCATCGCTCAAGATCCTATTCTCCTTTCAGGCTCTTTGAGGCTAAACCTCGATATTGAAGGCAAATACTCCGACGAGCAGCTGTACACTGCGCTACGCCAAGTTCAGCTTCTCAAACAATCCGACTCTTGCCCTGACCTTTTCAGCAACGATCTTACATCTTCCAGCACTGAGACAAGCTCGCAGCAAGAAAATATCTTCTCAAATCTAGACTTTGAGGTAAAGGGCGGCGGAGAGAACTTATCAGCTGGCCAAAGGCAGCTTGTTGTGCTCGCTAGAGCGCTTCTGAAGAGACATCGCGTCTTGATCCTCGATGAAGCGACTGCCTCGATTGATTCAGCTACCGATGCTGAAATCAGTCAAGTTGTGCACGAGGAGTTCACCAACGCCACAGTACTTATCATCGCCCACCGATTGAGG ACCATCATGCCTTGCTCcaacattcttctcatGAATAAAGGCAATCTAATTCAACAGGGTTCCCCACTCGAGCTTATTCACCGCGAGGGTCCATTCCAAGACCTGTGCATGGCagctggggaagaagagtacaaACGTCTTATTGTCCTAGCTGAGGAGCATAATCTGTCGAACAAGGGCGATCTTGTAGATTCATCTTAG
- a CDS encoding thiol oxidase, whose translation MLGPLVHIPRLLRLALLCAFIVIVPTLYLLYPSAERLPAPGEWQAGGIDSEHWREPVKPDFTRYDYEEGRAWGEEEVAQGETSVAMDGDVIHGGVIMPKLENATAKAELGRAAWRVLHLMTLRYPDEPTEDDRLALKSYFHLFSRLYPCGECAQEFQKLLKEYPPQTSSRKSASLWLCHVHNQVNARLGKPEFDCLTLDETYDCGCGDDSNKSSLVSVESSPSSATSESYDTNGVDVVKAMTDAVHDPTILSHGGAALQGEFEVVASGEGVGLSADEVDEGRVLEKEEEQMISQEQVGGHEWRKSQVVKEEEWEKEKANHGLD comes from the exons ATGCTGGGTCCTCTGGTTCATATCCCTCGACTACTGCGCCTTGCCCTCCTCTGTGCTTTTATTGTAATAGTGCCAACCCTGTATCTTCTCTATCCATCCGCAGAACGTCTACCCGCTCCGGGAGAATGGCAAGCAGGAGGGATAGATAGTGAACACTGGAGAGAACCGGTGAAGCCAGATTTCACAAGATATGACTATGAAGAGGGGCGGGCgtggggagaggaagaagtggcTCAAGGAGAAACCAGCGTGGCTATGGATGGTGACGTGATTCACGGCGGAGTGATCATGCCCAAGCTGGAAAACGCTACGGCCAA AGCTGAGCTCGGAAGGGCGGCCTGGAGAGTATTGCATCTCATGACACTTCGCTATCCTGAC GAACCGACTGAAGATGACCGTCTGGCCCTTAAATCCTACTTTCACCTCTTTTCTCGTCTATATCCTTGTGGAGAATGCGCTCAAGAATTCCAAAAGCTTTTGAAAGAATATCCGCCTCAG ACGTCTTCAAGAAAGTCTGCTAGTCTTTGGCTGTGCCATGTGCATAACCAAGTAAATGCTCGTTTAGGCAAGCCAGAGTTCGACTGTCTCACGTTAGACGAAACATATGACTGTGGTTGTGGGGATGACTCAAACAAGTCTAGCTTGGTTTCGGTCGaatcttcgccttcttctgcaacCAGCGAATCCTATGATACCAACGGCGTCGATGTCGTCAAGGCTATGACCGACGCCGTCCATGACCCTACCATCCTTAGTCACGGCGGTGCAGCTTTACAAGGAGAGTTTGAAGTGGTAGCATCTGGAGAAGGCGTGGGCCTTTCCGCGGACGAAGtcgatgaaggaagagtactagagaaggaagaggaacaaATGATCAGTCAGGAGCAGGTGGGAGGTCATGAATGGAGAAAAAGTCAGGTCgtaaaggaagaagagtgggaaaaggaaaaggccaACCACGGTCTCGATTGA